The Brachyhypopomus gauderio isolate BG-103 chromosome 2, BGAUD_0.2, whole genome shotgun sequence genome contains a region encoding:
- the LOC143508667 gene encoding uncharacterized protein LOC143508667, with protein MQVDCSGLCECFLSMVALDMDLQDISQEFVRTILQLAEEIESGAAAPDSVTDQIHDFIEVLGLLSALSHQNIDYRVIANFEEVLQRFSIQPQQTTAGPGRPAFHIPSGMLEHHVLCGVTAPEIADMYGVSERTIRRHMEQNGIRKTDLYSPLTNEELDYIVTDVHRSHPNTGYKLMHGLLKARGIRVPISRLRESFRRVDAEGVCMRRLRLHTLRRRQYSVPGPNYLWHIDDGGLWSMEEWMDSVAWWFTLLWLAITEQTQSYRAFSQLLMSMDCHQGYDLIKVGRMQTLQNL; from the exons ATGCAGGTTGATTGCTCTggcctgtgtgagtgttttctCAGCATGGTGGCTCTCGACATGGATCTGCAGGACATTTCTCAGGAGTTCGTTAGAACTATCTTACAGCTAGCGGAGGAAATTGaatcaggggctgcagccccaGACTCTGTCACTGATCAAATACACGACTTTATAGAAGTGTTAGGGCTgctttctgctctctctcaccaAAATATAGACTACAGGGTAATTGCAAACTTTGAAGAAGTGCTCCAGCGCTTCTCCATCCAACCACAGCAAACTACAGCAGGCCCAGGTCGCCCAGCCTTTCACATCCCCAGCGGAATGCTGGAGCACCATGTTCTCTGTGGAGTAACAGCTCCTGAAATCGCAGATATGTATGGAGTGTCTGAGAGGACCATCAGGAGACACATGGAACAGAACGGAATACG AAAGACAGACCTCTATTCACCACTCACTAATGAAGAGCTGGACTACATTGTAACTGATGTCCACAGAAGCCACCCAAACACGGGCTACAAGCTAATGcatggtcttctgaaagccagAGGTATACGTGTTCCAA TCTCAAGGTTGAGAGAGTCTTTTCGCAGAGTTGATGCAGAGGGTGTGTGCATGAGACGTCTACGGTTGCATACACTAAGACGACGGCAGTATTCTGTGCCTGGCCCAAATTACTTATGGCACATCGACG ATGGAGGTTTGTGGTCCATGGAGGAGTGGATGGATTCAGTCGCTTGGTGGTTTACCTTACTGTGGCTGGCAATAACAGAGCAAACACAGTCTTACAGAGCTTTCTCACAGCTGTTGATGAGTATGGATTGCCATCAAGGGTACGATCTGATAAAGGTGGGGAGAATGCAGACGTTGCAGAATTTATGA